A segment of the Mesotoga infera genome:
TCGCCTATGGCTCCAGAGACCCTGTCATTAGTAACGAACAAATGGTTTTCATCCAAATCTAGCAGGTCGAACGGACACACAAGTTCTGTACCGAAGAGATTGGGAATCCAGATTCTTTTGTTTTTGAGAAGATATCCTCCCGCAACAGAGAGACCAACCATGTCCGCTGTTTCCTCTTTACTGAGAATATTACGGCAGCTTTTTTTCAATAGTGCTTGAAAAGTCCCTATATCGTCTGAATAGTTAATGCGCTCCTTAAAGACCACAGCCGGCGTTTCGTCTACAAGACATACTCTGGTGTTGGTTCCTCCAATATCAATAACTAGTCTATTCAAATAATCACTTCCTCAGGTGGATTAGGACAGAGTACTTGTCACCTCTAATTATCGATTCAGTATATTCGATGGCTTTTCCGTCAGCTCCTCTCGAGATGCGTTCAACATAGAAGCCCGGATACGGACACTCGACTTTGAGTAGTTTGCAGTCCGCTTCGCTGATGATTATCGCTGTGTAGGTTTCATCAGCAGATACGAATCTATACCCGTAATGATTTTCTACAAGCCCATAGAGGGATTCGGTAAGGTTTTTCTTGAGCAGGTCAGGGAAGAGCTTTTCGGGGCAGAGAAAGGTTTGAATTCCTAGCGGGCTCATGTCCATTAGGCGGAGTCGTTTGATTCTTATTACCTTTTCATCTGGAGAGAGATCGAAAATCCTAGCAAACTTAGTACCAGAAGACTCAACTCTAGAATCGAGAATCTCGCTGCCGACCTTGGCCCCCCTGGCAGTAAGTTCTTGACTGAGACTAGTAAGTTTTCTGGGGCCCTGTCTAATTCTGGGGTCCATGACATAGGTTCCTTTGCCTTGCCT
Coding sequences within it:
- a CDS encoding GntR family transcriptional regulator → MVIKMNEGERIDAFSTEPLHSQLTTIIRNNILTDRWPAGEKIPNQQELCEKYEVSLAVVRQAVEKLVSEGFLLKRQGKGTYVMDPRIRQGPRKLTSLSQELTARGAKVGSEILDSRVESSGTKFARIFDLSPDEKVIRIKRLRLMDMSPLGIQTFLCPEKLFPDLLKKNLTESLYGLVENHYGYRFVSADETYTAIIISEADCKLLKVECPYPGFYVERISRGADGKAIEYTESIIRGDKYSVLIHLRK